From a single Strix uralensis isolate ZFMK-TIS-50842 chromosome 25, bStrUra1, whole genome shotgun sequence genomic region:
- the NKAIN1 gene encoding sodium/potassium-transporting ATPase subunit beta-1-interacting protein 1, translating to MGRCNGRCTLVGFCCLQLVAALERQIFDFLGYQWAPILANFLHIMAVILGIFGTIQYRSKYLMMYAVWLVLWVGWNAFIICFYLEVGRLSQDRDFIMTFNTSLHRSWWMENGPGCLVTPVMNSNLAPEDHHVITVSGCLLDYQYIEVVSSATQIFLALFGFVYACYVSKVFLEEEDSFDFIGGFDSYGYQAPQKTSHLQLQPLYTSG from the exons GTAGCGGCACTGGAGAGGCAGATCTTTGATTTCCTGGGCTACCAGTGGGCACCCATCCTGGCTAATTTTTTACACATCATGGCCGTTATTTTGGGTATTTTTGGGACCATCCAGTACAGATCCAAATACCTCATGATG TACGCGGTGTGGCTGGTGCTGTGGGTCGGCTGGAACGCCTTCATCATCTGCTTCTACCTGGAGGTCGGACGCTTGTCGCAG GACCGAGACTTTATCATGACCTTCAATACCTCACTGCACCGCTCGTGGTGGATGGAGAACGGGCCGGGCTGCCTGGTGACGCCAGTGATGAACTCCAACCTGGCACCCGAGGACCATCACGTCATCACCGTCAGCGGCTGCCTGCTCGACTACCAGTACATCGAGGTAGTGAGCAGCGCCACGCAGATATTCCTGGCG CTCTTTGGCTTCGTCTATGCCTGCTACGTCAGCAAAGTGTTCCTGGAGGAAGAAGACAGCT tcGACTTCATCGGCGGGTTTGACTCCTACGGCTACCAGGCGCCACAGAAGACGTCACACCTACAGCTACAGCCGCTCTACAC atCTGGGTAA